One genomic segment of Pseudomonas fortuita includes these proteins:
- a CDS encoding terminase large subunit, with protein sequence MSNETPQPDISADDRVTAFAQAVLASEIVAGPNVRNACARHLRDLESGAERGLVWDRAAADRAIGFFEDVLCLNGGDYEGLPFFLAPWQAFVVGSLFGWMTEDGYRRFRLAYIETGKGSGKSPLVAGIGLYGLVSDGENRAEIYAAATKRDQAMILFRDAVSMVNMSPHMASRVVQSGRDEKVWNLYYPNTKSFFKPISADEGQSGPRPHIGLLDELHEHKTATTVNMMRAGTKNRRKAMVVMITNSGSDKKTVCGQYHDLGVRICAGQEDDDSFFAFICSLDEGDDPFKDESCWAKVNPSLDYIAEGQSDGIPGRKYLREQVQSARGLPAQESVVRRLNFCEWTQAESPWISWEIWSQATERVRMRRLRDRPCVGGLDLASTTDLTAFVLLFYPTAEDPHWRLLPYFWIPDHDLAEREKRDKVPYALWIKEGHLETTPGRAISKLHVLRRLQTICAYFDVRKIAYDRWRIEDLKQLMIEHDIELPEMLPFGQGFKDMGPAVDEFERRLLGLPPEPSQGEFTDLSAEDFEVVSEVPDVETLRHDGNPVMTWCAGNAVIVCDPANNRKADKAKATGRIDGIVAGLMATGISGAAIEGSGKSIYDEGAGI encoded by the coding sequence ATGAGCAACGAGACGCCGCAACCCGATATTTCAGCTGATGACCGTGTCACCGCATTCGCACAGGCTGTCCTGGCCAGCGAAATTGTTGCGGGCCCCAATGTCCGCAACGCATGTGCGCGCCACCTGCGCGACCTGGAATCTGGCGCAGAGCGGGGCTTAGTCTGGGATCGGGCAGCAGCTGATCGCGCCATTGGATTTTTCGAGGATGTTCTGTGCCTCAACGGCGGCGACTATGAGGGGCTGCCGTTCTTCCTCGCGCCCTGGCAAGCATTCGTGGTGGGCAGCCTGTTTGGTTGGATGACCGAAGACGGCTACCGTCGCTTCCGCCTTGCTTACATCGAGACCGGGAAGGGCTCAGGGAAGAGCCCCCTGGTTGCCGGCATCGGCCTGTATGGCCTGGTGTCGGATGGCGAAAACCGCGCCGAAATTTACGCTGCCGCGACCAAGCGTGACCAGGCCATGATTCTTTTCCGCGATGCAGTCAGCATGGTGAACATGTCGCCGCATATGGCCAGCCGAGTGGTCCAGTCAGGCCGCGATGAGAAGGTGTGGAACCTTTATTACCCGAACACCAAGTCGTTCTTCAAACCGATCAGCGCGGACGAAGGCCAGTCCGGCCCCCGGCCTCACATCGGCTTGCTGGATGAGCTGCACGAGCACAAGACCGCGACCACCGTGAACATGATGCGCGCCGGTACCAAGAACCGGCGCAAGGCCATGGTGGTGATGATCACCAACAGCGGCTCTGACAAGAAAACGGTCTGCGGCCAGTATCACGACCTCGGTGTGCGCATCTGTGCGGGCCAGGAGGATGACGACAGCTTCTTTGCGTTCATTTGCTCCCTTGATGAGGGCGACGATCCATTCAAGGACGAAAGCTGCTGGGCTAAAGTAAACCCTTCGCTGGATTACATTGCCGAAGGGCAGAGCGACGGGATCCCCGGGCGCAAGTACCTGCGAGAACAGGTCCAGTCAGCACGCGGTCTACCCGCGCAGGAATCGGTCGTTCGCCGCTTGAACTTCTGCGAGTGGACGCAGGCCGAGTCGCCATGGATTTCTTGGGAGATCTGGAGCCAGGCTACGGAGCGGGTGCGGATGCGCCGTCTTCGCGATCGGCCCTGTGTGGGTGGCCTCGACCTTGCGAGCACCACCGACCTCACGGCGTTCGTGCTGCTGTTCTACCCCACGGCCGAGGACCCGCACTGGCGGCTTTTGCCTTACTTCTGGATCCCGGATCACGACCTGGCCGAGCGGGAAAAGCGCGACAAGGTGCCGTATGCGCTCTGGATCAAGGAGGGCCATCTGGAAACCACGCCGGGTCGCGCTATCAGCAAGCTGCATGTGCTGCGTCGACTGCAGACCATCTGCGCGTACTTTGACGTGCGCAAGATCGCCTACGATCGCTGGCGCATTGAAGACTTGAAACAGCTGATGATCGAGCACGACATCGAGCTGCCGGAAATGCTGCCGTTTGGCCAGGGGTTCAAGGACATGGGGCCGGCGGTTGATGAGTTCGAGCGCCGGCTGTTGGGGCTGCCGCCCGAACCCAGTCAGGGCGAGTTTACCGATCTGAGTGCAGAGGACTTTGAGGTGGTCAGCGAAGTGCCCGATGTCGAGACGTTGCGGCACGACGGAAACCCGGTGATGACCTGGTGCGCCGGCAACGCGGTGATCGTGTGTGACCCGGCAAACAACCGCAAAGCAGACAAGGCCAAGGCCACAGGCCGTATTGACGGGATCGTTGCGGGCTTGATGGCTACCGGAATCAGCGGTGCGGCTATCGAAGGCAGCGGCAAATCAATCTACGACGAAGGTGCTGGTATATGA
- a CDS encoding phage portal protein, which produces MFFSKQRGSAQSVVSSPDGDVWRGLIGSGRSSSGARVTPESALAVPVIQNCVTLLAESIAQLPLELYRRTGNGQRDAAINHPLYDVLRYQPNAFQTPYEHREGSQMAAGLRGNSYSYIDRRDDGNVVGLWPIHNDKVVVCKGGDMLPYYQIGAFEDRLPMRLIHLVRWQSHNFYEGLSPILLHAEAVGLAQAVRQYTGKSFANGVTVSGVIERPRESPAIKDQGSIDRVLDQWGNKFGGMDNAKKVAMLQEGMTFKPVSMTNVDAEIVGILKLSGVDCARIYKIPLPMVNDLDKANYNTIEQLLIQFVVFGLLPWVKRHEQSMMRDFLLPQDRRDYFIEFNMAGLLRGDQKSRYESYAIGRQWGWLSVNDIRRLENMPPVTGGDVYLQPLNMVGAGKGQPDLNDPKVRAQLELQLRDIERMLAQ; this is translated from the coding sequence ATGTTCTTCAGCAAACAACGCGGATCGGCGCAAAGCGTGGTGTCCAGCCCGGACGGTGATGTTTGGCGCGGTTTGATTGGGTCGGGCCGCAGCAGCTCAGGCGCCAGGGTCACCCCGGAATCTGCGCTCGCAGTGCCGGTCATTCAGAACTGCGTCACGCTGCTGGCCGAGAGCATCGCGCAGCTGCCACTTGAGCTGTACCGGCGAACCGGTAACGGCCAACGAGACGCGGCGATCAACCATCCGCTGTACGACGTGCTGCGCTACCAGCCCAACGCCTTTCAGACTCCCTACGAACATCGCGAAGGCAGTCAGATGGCAGCCGGCCTGCGGGGCAACAGCTACAGCTACATCGACCGGCGCGACGATGGCAACGTAGTCGGGCTCTGGCCGATCCACAACGACAAGGTGGTTGTGTGTAAAGGCGGCGACATGTTGCCGTATTACCAGATCGGCGCCTTCGAAGACCGATTGCCGATGCGCCTGATTCACCTCGTCCGGTGGCAGTCGCACAATTTTTACGAGGGGTTGTCACCGATCCTGCTGCACGCCGAGGCAGTGGGGCTGGCTCAGGCGGTCCGTCAGTACACCGGCAAGTCGTTTGCTAACGGGGTGACGGTCTCGGGTGTGATCGAGCGACCACGCGAATCACCGGCTATCAAGGATCAGGGTTCGATTGACCGCGTCCTGGATCAGTGGGGCAACAAGTTTGGCGGTATGGATAACGCCAAGAAGGTCGCGATGCTGCAGGAGGGTATGACCTTCAAGCCGGTCTCGATGACCAACGTTGACGCGGAGATTGTCGGCATCCTCAAACTGTCCGGGGTCGACTGCGCACGGATCTACAAGATCCCGCTGCCGATGGTCAACGACCTGGACAAGGCCAACTACAACACCATCGAGCAACTGCTGATTCAGTTCGTGGTGTTTGGTTTGCTGCCCTGGGTCAAGCGGCACGAGCAGTCGATGATGCGCGACTTCCTGCTGCCGCAGGATCGGCGCGATTACTTCATCGAGTTCAACATGGCAGGGCTCCTGCGCGGCGATCAAAAAAGCCGATACGAGTCCTACGCCATTGGTCGGCAGTGGGGCTGGTTGTCGGTCAACGACATCCGGCGTCTGGAAAACATGCCGCCTGTGACGGGCGGCGATGTCTACCTCCAGCCGCTGAACATGGTTGGCGCGGGCAAAGGACAGCCTGACCTCAATGATCCGAAGGTGCGGGCTCAGCTGGAGCTGCAGCTGCGCGATATCGAAAGGATGCTTGCACAATGA
- a CDS encoding S49 family peptidase — translation MKHYIRASGLLFNQPLLLAPDMLDLGVRWANQAMNLNIINLAPGVAKLGFYDDDEAQDRANLEAERERVALEATGVQVLPVHGFLVSRGAHINACETMTSYEGLRQQLRAAIADPLVERIVLDIDTPGGSAVGAFELAADIRAMSLIKPITGIVNFMAYSGGYLIGAACSELVVSQTSGVGSVGVIASHMERSKQLETAGVKVTTVYAGAHKNDLSPNEPLTEQSIRVLNDLVQESYQLFTGAVADYRGMSIQAVRATEAGLYRGQAAIAIGFADRLQTPQDAVDDLARAVAQSRMQRRGSRIGLRASAMNIQATL, via the coding sequence ATGAAGCACTACATCCGGGCCTCCGGCCTGCTGTTCAATCAGCCGCTGCTGCTTGCGCCTGACATGCTCGATCTAGGTGTGCGCTGGGCAAACCAGGCCATGAACCTCAACATCATCAATCTGGCCCCAGGCGTGGCCAAACTGGGCTTCTATGACGATGATGAAGCCCAAGACCGCGCCAACCTCGAAGCAGAGCGGGAGCGCGTAGCGCTGGAGGCCACCGGGGTGCAAGTGCTGCCTGTACATGGCTTTCTGGTCAGTCGCGGCGCCCATATCAATGCCTGCGAGACGATGACCAGTTACGAAGGTTTGCGGCAGCAACTGCGCGCTGCCATCGCTGATCCCCTGGTAGAGCGCATCGTGCTGGATATCGACACGCCAGGCGGCTCGGCCGTGGGTGCCTTCGAGCTGGCTGCGGACATCCGGGCGATGTCGTTGATCAAGCCCATCACCGGGATCGTCAACTTCATGGCCTACAGCGGCGGTTATCTGATCGGCGCGGCGTGCAGCGAGCTGGTGGTCAGCCAGACCAGTGGCGTTGGCTCGGTGGGTGTCATCGCCAGTCATATGGAGCGCTCCAAGCAACTGGAGACGGCGGGAGTCAAGGTGACGACGGTGTATGCCGGTGCGCACAAGAACGACCTGAGCCCGAATGAGCCGCTAACCGAGCAATCGATCAGGGTGCTCAATGACCTGGTGCAGGAAAGCTATCAGCTCTTCACTGGCGCGGTGGCCGACTATCGTGGCATGAGCATCCAGGCGGTGCGGGCTACTGAGGCAGGGCTGTATCGCGGTCAAGCCGCGATAGCCATTGGTTTTGCGGATCGCCTGCAAACCCCGCAGGACGCAGTCGATGATTTGGCCCGCGCTGTCGCGCAGAGCCGGATGCAGCGGCGGGGCAGCCGAATCGGCCTTCGGGCTTCGGCAATGAACATTCAAGCAACCCTCTGA
- a CDS encoding phage major capsid protein: MSLVTQLRSERATLNASIQALAKIETEGGTLSAEQLTQFTELEAQFTALTSKLSRAETAERLAAATAKPLSEDPKALDKPASHISGPFNEATKPGVAMAQMVRLLVQAQGNQHAAAEMAKTGGYGADVHMALSTVTPGAGGVLVPENFSTSVIESLRPKSVVRSMGAVSLPLNNGNLTMPRVIGNTQVSYIGTEQDIAVTDMQFGDLKLSSKKAAAIVPISNDLLAYAGVNPRIDGQVSGDLATSMGLSEDLHFIRSVGSATLPKGLRYWAPAANVLPAPAGETLQIVDRYLGGMMLRLEAANVDLNACGWLMAPRTLRWLQSLRDGNGNKAYPEIDLGLLKGYKVALTTQIPTNLGAGGNESEIYFVNFADCYIGEDTNLAIAISTEASYKDANGDTVSAFQRDQTLIRVISKHDFGPRHVESVSVGTGITWGAGM, from the coding sequence ATGTCCCTTGTTACACAACTGCGAAGCGAACGCGCCACGCTGAACGCCTCGATTCAGGCGTTGGCCAAGATCGAGACTGAAGGCGGCACCCTCAGTGCTGAGCAACTCACTCAGTTCACTGAGCTGGAGGCCCAATTCACCGCACTGACCTCGAAACTGTCCCGTGCCGAGACGGCTGAGCGGCTTGCCGCTGCAACTGCCAAGCCCTTGAGCGAGGACCCTAAGGCCCTCGACAAGCCGGCCAGCCATATCTCCGGTCCGTTCAACGAGGCCACCAAGCCAGGTGTCGCGATGGCTCAGATGGTGCGCCTGCTGGTCCAGGCGCAGGGCAACCAGCACGCTGCTGCCGAAATGGCCAAAACCGGTGGTTACGGTGCTGACGTGCACATGGCGTTGTCGACCGTGACCCCTGGCGCTGGCGGGGTATTGGTACCGGAGAACTTCAGTACCAGCGTTATCGAATCGCTGCGACCGAAATCAGTGGTCCGCAGCATGGGCGCGGTCAGCCTGCCGTTGAACAACGGAAACCTGACCATGCCCCGCGTGATCGGCAACACCCAGGTGAGCTATATCGGCACCGAGCAAGACATCGCGGTCACCGACATGCAGTTCGGTGACCTGAAGCTGTCCTCGAAAAAGGCGGCGGCTATTGTGCCAATCTCCAATGACCTGCTGGCCTATGCTGGTGTTAACCCGCGCATCGATGGGCAAGTGAGCGGTGACTTGGCCACCAGCATGGGCCTGTCGGAAGACCTGCACTTCATCCGCAGCGTGGGCAGCGCGACCCTGCCGAAGGGCCTGCGCTACTGGGCACCAGCGGCAAACGTTCTGCCGGCACCGGCTGGTGAGACGCTGCAGATCGTTGATCGCTACCTTGGCGGCATGATGCTGCGCCTCGAGGCGGCGAACGTCGATCTGAATGCATGTGGCTGGCTGATGGCGCCACGCACCCTGCGCTGGCTCCAGTCGCTGCGTGATGGCAACGGCAACAAGGCCTACCCGGAAATCGATCTGGGCTTGCTCAAGGGCTACAAGGTGGCACTGACCACGCAGATCCCGACCAACCTTGGCGCCGGTGGCAATGAGTCCGAGATCTACTTCGTCAACTTCGCCGATTGCTACATCGGCGAGGACACCAACTTGGCGATCGCTATCAGTACCGAGGCTTCCTACAAGGATGCCAACGGCGACACCGTCAGTGCCTTCCAGCGCGACCAGACCCTGATCCGCGTCATCAGCAAGCATGACTTCGGTCCTCGCCATGTGGAGTCGGTATCGGTAGGTACCGGCATCACTTGGGGCGCCGGGATGTAA
- a CDS encoding phage head closure protein, whose protein sequence is MRAGPLDRRCSLLRSEEVRRQGGGASVAWVDAGKVWAEITLPTGRIAAVAAQLSTVVTAEIRVRFRKTIVAGMRVVCGDTTYLIEAALPDKARAMMRLLCSNVPNP, encoded by the coding sequence ATGCGTGCAGGTCCGCTGGATCGTCGTTGTTCTTTGCTCCGGTCGGAAGAGGTAAGGCGGCAGGGCGGCGGCGCGTCTGTCGCTTGGGTCGATGCCGGCAAGGTATGGGCCGAGATCACTCTTCCTACCGGGCGAATAGCTGCGGTGGCTGCTCAGCTCAGCACCGTGGTAACCGCTGAAATCCGGGTGCGCTTTCGCAAGACCATCGTTGCCGGCATGCGTGTTGTCTGCGGTGACACCACCTATCTGATTGAGGCCGCGTTACCTGATAAGGCCCGGGCGATGATGAGGCTGTTGTGCTCAAACGTTCCCAACCCATAG
- a CDS encoding HK97-gp10 family putative phage morphogenesis protein: MGVRRSRMSGDFKLRRTLRNIHQTIDNELRPVMQQSADKILASMKQHIPRDTGQAAGALEAFVSKSGLDAQIGLRGKRNNQRFFYLRFLEYGTKGYTGTIYRRADSNAIDGHTNNRDKSQLKGRRNALRARDTKVKTDGKNFFGKYPDIPARPAHPWLRPALDVNREFVLADIRAAVSGTLRRASEG, translated from the coding sequence ATGGGCGTTCGCCGGTCCCGCATGTCGGGAGATTTCAAGCTTCGCCGAACCCTTCGAAACATCCACCAGACGATCGACAACGAACTGCGTCCGGTGATGCAGCAGAGTGCTGACAAGATCCTGGCGAGCATGAAGCAGCATATACCGCGAGATACCGGCCAAGCCGCGGGAGCGCTTGAGGCGTTTGTCAGCAAGTCGGGGCTCGATGCCCAGATCGGCCTACGCGGGAAGCGCAACAACCAGCGGTTCTTCTACCTTCGCTTTCTGGAGTACGGCACGAAGGGTTACACCGGCACCATCTATCGCCGCGCCGATAGCAATGCCATTGATGGTCACACCAACAACCGCGACAAGTCGCAGCTCAAAGGGCGACGGAATGCTCTACGGGCCCGCGATACGAAAGTCAAAACGGATGGGAAAAACTTCTTCGGCAAATACCCGGACATCCCAGCTCGGCCTGCCCACCCATGGCTTCGCCCCGCGCTCGATGTGAACCGCGAGTTCGTGCTTGCCGACATCCGTGCTGCGGTGAGCGGTACGTTGCGCCGTGCAAGTGAGGGCTAA
- a CDS encoding DUF3168 domain-containing protein, which translates to MSDPSFALQVALFARLEAEVSCPVFDGAPMNQAMPYVSLDSEVSVPSDILSKRRDTRLIYLSVWSCFKGQEEVKRIMAEIDAAVHQRPLPLETGRVISIRVDRKHAQRDADGETYQGSVTLRVLTEH; encoded by the coding sequence ATGTCGGATCCATCATTCGCCTTGCAGGTCGCTCTGTTCGCAAGGTTGGAGGCGGAGGTGTCTTGTCCCGTTTTCGATGGGGCGCCGATGAATCAGGCCATGCCTTATGTGTCGCTGGATTCCGAGGTCTCGGTTCCCAGCGACATTCTCAGCAAGCGGCGCGATACCAGGCTGATCTACCTGTCCGTCTGGAGCTGCTTCAAAGGCCAGGAAGAGGTCAAGCGCATCATGGCGGAGATTGATGCCGCTGTGCACCAAAGGCCTCTACCGCTTGAAACAGGCCGTGTGATTTCCATTCGTGTGGATCGTAAGCACGCCCAGCGCGATGCTGACGGAGAGACGTATCAAGGCAGCGTCACGCTTCGAGTTTTGACCGAACACTAA
- a CDS encoding phage tail tube protein, with protein sequence MSINTGAGTRIYIGPRLTADLPTDRAAALTLLSGLTYVEIGEVESIGDYGDTINDVTFAGLAQGRAKHLKGLADAGTSDLVVAFDSGDAGQLKLVEAFLDRSRFDYPIKVAYIDGETDYFAAKVMSNKKAGITVEGVLKRNVSLGINSEIYEVDAP encoded by the coding sequence ATGTCTATCAATACAGGCGCCGGTACGCGGATCTACATTGGTCCGCGCCTGACTGCCGATCTGCCGACCGACCGTGCTGCGGCGCTCACGCTTCTGTCCGGTTTGACCTACGTCGAGATCGGGGAGGTCGAAAGCATCGGCGACTACGGCGACACCATCAACGATGTGACCTTTGCCGGTCTCGCCCAGGGGCGTGCCAAGCACCTGAAGGGCTTGGCGGATGCGGGCACTTCGGACCTGGTGGTCGCTTTCGACTCTGGCGATGCTGGCCAGCTGAAGCTGGTTGAGGCCTTTCTGGACCGCTCTCGTTTCGACTACCCGATCAAGGTGGCCTATATCGACGGCGAAACGGACTACTTTGCCGCCAAGGTGATGAGCAACAAGAAGGCAGGCATCACGGTCGAGGGCGTGCTCAAGCGTAACGTTTCCCTCGGTATCAACTCTGAAATCTACGAGGTCGACGCGCCCTAA